From Streptomyces qinzhouensis, one genomic window encodes:
- a CDS encoding AMP-binding protein, with amino-acid sequence MVTGSATQEFRSARDFLLRHREDYRSAYNGFVWPRPEHFNWALDWFDAIADGNDRTALHLVDEDGTETRLSFTELSQRSDRVANWLRDQGVRPGHRILLMLGNQVELWETALAAMKLRAVIVPATPLLGPADLRDRVRRGRASQVLVRSEDAPKFADVPGDYTRIAVGERVAGWLPYDDAYGAGTGFTPDGPTRSDDPLMLYFTSGTTARPKLVEHTHTSYPIGHLATMYWIGLRPGDVHLNISSPGWAKHSWSNLFAPWNAEATVFVHNYQRFDAARLMAEMDRAGVTTFCAPPTVWRMLIQADLKLLRTPPREVVAAGEPLNPEVIETVRREWGVAVRDGFGQTETAVQVANSPGQLLKAGSMGRPSPGYTVELLDPLTGRPGAREGEIALDLSARPVGLLKGYHGDPRRTADATAGGYYRTGDIGARDTDGYITYIGRSDDVFKASDYKISPFELESALLEHEAVAEAAVVPAPDQVRLAVPKAYIVLAEGWEPGPETAKELFRHARSVLAPYKRVRRIEFAELPKTVSGKIRRIELRERTATGAVTTEYDEGDYR; translated from the coding sequence ATGGTGACAGGCAGCGCGACGCAGGAGTTCCGGTCGGCCCGGGACTTCCTGCTGCGGCACCGGGAGGACTACCGGAGCGCGTACAACGGCTTCGTCTGGCCGCGCCCCGAGCACTTCAACTGGGCGCTCGACTGGTTCGACGCGATCGCCGACGGCAACGACCGCACCGCGCTCCACCTCGTCGACGAGGACGGCACCGAGACCAGGCTGAGCTTCACCGAACTCTCGCAACGCTCCGACCGGGTCGCCAACTGGCTGCGTGACCAGGGCGTTCGCCCCGGACACCGGATCCTGTTGATGCTCGGCAACCAGGTCGAACTCTGGGAGACCGCGCTCGCCGCGATGAAACTGCGCGCCGTCATCGTCCCCGCCACCCCGCTGCTGGGCCCGGCCGATCTGCGCGACCGGGTCCGCCGGGGCCGTGCGTCCCAGGTCCTCGTACGCTCCGAGGACGCACCCAAGTTCGCCGACGTGCCCGGGGACTACACCCGGATCGCCGTCGGGGAGCGGGTCGCCGGCTGGCTGCCGTACGACGACGCCTACGGCGCCGGAACCGGCTTCACACCCGACGGACCCACCCGTTCGGACGACCCCCTGATGCTCTACTTCACCTCCGGCACCACCGCTCGCCCCAAGCTCGTTGAGCACACCCACACCTCGTACCCCATCGGGCATCTGGCGACGATGTACTGGATCGGGCTGCGCCCGGGCGATGTCCACCTCAACATCTCGTCCCCCGGCTGGGCCAAACACTCCTGGTCGAACCTCTTCGCGCCGTGGAACGCGGAGGCGACCGTCTTCGTCCACAACTACCAGCGGTTCGACGCGGCCCGGCTGATGGCCGAGATGGACCGGGCCGGCGTCACCACCTTCTGCGCCCCGCCCACCGTCTGGCGGATGCTGATCCAGGCCGATCTGAAACTGCTGCGGACTCCGCCCCGCGAGGTCGTCGCCGCCGGTGAGCCGCTGAACCCTGAGGTCATCGAGACCGTACGGCGGGAGTGGGGGGTGGCCGTCCGGGACGGCTTCGGGCAGACGGAGACCGCGGTCCAGGTCGCCAACAGCCCCGGCCAGTTGCTGAAGGCGGGGTCCATGGGGCGGCCGAGCCCCGGCTACACGGTCGAGCTTCTCGACCCCCTGACCGGCCGGCCCGGCGCGCGGGAGGGCGAGATCGCCCTCGATCTGTCGGCCCGGCCGGTGGGCCTGCTGAAGGGCTACCACGGCGATCCGCGGCGTACCGCCGATGCCACGGCCGGCGGCTACTACCGCACCGGGGACATCGGCGCCCGGGACACCGACGGCTACATCACCTACATCGGCCGCTCCGACGATGTCTTCAAGGCCTCGGACTACAAGATCTCCCCCTTCGAGCTGGAGAGCGCGCTGCTGGAGCACGAGGCCGTCGCGGAGGCGGCCGTGGTGCCCGCGCCCGATCAGGTGCGGCTCGCCGTGCCCAAGGCGTACATCGTGCTCGCGGAGGGCTGGGAGCCGGGACCCGAGACCGCGAAGGAGCTGTTCCGGCACGCGCGCTCGGTCCTCGCCCCGTACAAACGCGTCCGGCGCATCGAATTCGCCGAACTGCCCAAAACCGTCTCCGGCAAGATCCGGCGGATCGAGCTGCGCGAGCGCACCGCCACCGGCGCCGTCACCACCGAGTACGACGAGGGGGACTACCGATGA